A window of Xylophilus sp. GW821-FHT01B05 contains these coding sequences:
- a CDS encoding quinone-dependent dihydroorotate dehydrogenase: protein MLLPYPLARPLLFCMDAERAHDFTMDWLARGQNTPLQALWQQTPVHDPVQLAGLNFPNRVGLAAGLDKNARCIDALGAMGFGFVEVGTVTPRGQPGNPQPRMFRLPQAEALINRLGFNNLGLDAFLANVQRSRLRRRAGRSMLLGLNIGKNADTPIERAADDYLACLEGVYPHADYVTINISSPNTRNLRSLQSDDALDGLLGALTERRSVLAERLGRRVPLFLKIAPDLDEAQVDAIAATLRRHAMDGVIATNTTIAREAVAGLPHAMEAGGLSGAPVREASNRVIAQLRARLGQDFPIIGVGGILSAADALAKIQAGADVVQLYTGLIYRGPGLVTEAAQALRDARR, encoded by the coding sequence ATGCTGCTGCCCTACCCCCTGGCCCGCCCCCTGCTCTTTTGCATGGACGCCGAGCGCGCCCACGACTTCACCATGGACTGGCTGGCCCGCGGCCAGAACACGCCGCTGCAGGCGCTCTGGCAGCAAACGCCGGTACATGACCCGGTGCAACTGGCCGGACTGAACTTTCCCAACCGTGTGGGCCTGGCCGCAGGCCTGGACAAGAACGCCCGCTGCATCGACGCGCTGGGCGCCATGGGCTTTGGTTTTGTCGAGGTCGGCACGGTCACGCCGCGCGGCCAGCCCGGCAACCCGCAGCCGCGCATGTTCCGCCTGCCGCAGGCCGAGGCGCTGATCAACCGGCTGGGCTTCAATAACCTCGGGCTCGATGCCTTCCTGGCCAATGTGCAGCGCTCGCGCCTGCGCCGGCGCGCCGGGCGTTCGATGCTGCTGGGCCTGAACATCGGCAAGAACGCCGACACGCCGATCGAACGCGCCGCCGACGACTACCTGGCCTGCCTGGAAGGCGTCTACCCGCATGCCGACTACGTCACCATCAACATCAGCTCGCCCAACACGCGCAACCTGCGCAGCTTGCAGTCCGACGACGCACTCGACGGCCTGCTGGGCGCATTGACCGAGCGCCGCAGCGTGCTGGCCGAGCGCCTTGGCCGCCGCGTGCCGCTGTTCCTGAAGATCGCGCCGGACCTGGACGAGGCCCAGGTCGACGCCATCGCCGCCACGCTGCGCCGCCACGCGATGGACGGTGTCATCGCCACCAATACCACCATCGCGCGCGAGGCCGTGGCCGGCCTGCCGCATGCGATGGAGGCCGGCGGCCTGTCGGGCGCGCCGGTGCGCGAGGCCAGCAACCGCGTGATCGCGCAACTGCGCGCGCGGCTGGGCCAGGATTTCCCGATCATCGGCGTGGGCGGCATCCTGTCGGCGGCCGACGCGCTGGCCAAGATCCAGGCCGGCGCCGACGTGGTGCAGCTCTACACCGGCCTGATCTACCGCGGCCCGGGCCTGGTGACCGAGGCAGCACAGGCGCTGCGCGACGCCCGGCGCTGA
- a CDS encoding EAL domain-containing protein, which produces MAPSASFSPTVPVAQGRGGKRAWAWFAIGFAGLGLLAVHTLYLDRLRVAAQEQDRLEVQARIIDETLTQQIDAVHAVLLAVRDEWAQVRGAEEGAAAVLLTRRLQAMVDIVPSVRSILAADSHGKVHASNRPEALGQLVAESPFFLAARNGGSARVLHASAAEPDAPQGSLALTHRMQDTAGGFAGIVSAAIDPDYVSALLRSTAYAPDMLATVGYGTGAQAQGFVDSGTSGSAHRVDGPPPERLATSRTVLGPAAAALDRPLVVSVSRDGGEVFRIWRQRVGMYVALYLTLLVGGAMLLLLVQRRQRVLHELAYQREAERLAYVERLDFMLTGADVGLWDWNVSAQRIDFSDRWHALLGLAPGEYSENDEAWHALVHPDDLPSLRAGLAGHHQGGASLHEIEYRMRHKSGRWIWVLDRAKVMRRDRNGAPLRIVGAHMDVTQRKHADEALRQSEARFRSLTELSSDWYWELDEQHRFVRFEGYSGTEIGLPQEDNIGLTRWDLGALNMTEADWQRHRAVLDAHQTFHDLELQRLDGSGSVYWVSISGTPIFDTQGVFRGYRGIGRSITERKRVEDEIERLAFYDALTGLPNRRLLLDRLILALAQCRVQQQRGALLFIDLDNFKDLNDTMGHDVGDSLLERVANRLVTCVKGGDTVARLGGDEFVVMLEGLAQDEAGATGQARLVGERILALLNNPYQLEGYQHHSTPSLGVALFDGSVESVDDLLKRADLAMYEAKAAGRNTMCFFHPNMQEAVSARSVLEADLRHAINNRELLLYYQPVVDHEGRLTGVEALVRWRHPRRGMVSPGEFIPLAEQTGLILQLGHWVLTTACEQLVQWQAQPETDGLAIAVNVSARQFRQLDFVQRVLDVLKETGARGDRLKIELTETLLLNDVEDIIAKMAALKAHGVGFSLDDFGTGYSSLSYLKRLPLDTLKIDQSFVRDVLTDPNDAAIVRTILALAESLDLAVVAEGVETQGQLDFLNRNGCRAFQGYLFGRPAPMQVMLAQLVPNALAQPNR; this is translated from the coding sequence ATGGCTCCCTCCGCCAGCTTTTCCCCTACTGTTCCAGTGGCCCAAGGGCGCGGCGGCAAGCGCGCCTGGGCCTGGTTTGCCATCGGCTTTGCCGGCCTGGGGCTGCTGGCTGTACACACCCTCTATCTGGACCGCCTGCGCGTGGCCGCGCAGGAGCAGGACCGCCTGGAGGTGCAGGCCCGCATCATCGATGAGACGCTGACCCAGCAGATCGATGCAGTCCATGCCGTGCTGCTCGCCGTGCGCGATGAATGGGCGCAGGTGCGCGGAGCGGAAGAGGGCGCTGCTGCGGTTTTGTTGACGCGGCGCCTGCAGGCGATGGTGGACATCGTGCCCAGCGTGCGCAGCATCCTCGCGGCAGACAGCCACGGCAAGGTGCACGCAAGCAATCGCCCAGAGGCCTTGGGCCAACTGGTGGCGGAGTCGCCTTTCTTCCTGGCTGCGCGCAACGGCGGCAGCGCACGCGTGCTGCATGCCTCGGCCGCCGAGCCCGATGCGCCGCAGGGATCACTGGCCCTCACGCACAGGATGCAAGACACCGCCGGCGGCTTCGCGGGCATTGTTTCGGCTGCCATCGATCCGGACTATGTGTCGGCGCTGCTGCGTTCGACCGCCTACGCGCCGGACATGCTGGCCACGGTGGGCTACGGCACGGGTGCGCAGGCGCAGGGCTTTGTCGACAGCGGCACCAGCGGCAGCGCCCACCGTGTCGATGGGCCGCCGCCGGAGCGCCTGGCCACATCACGGACGGTGCTGGGCCCGGCCGCAGCCGCGCTGGATCGGCCGTTGGTGGTGTCCGTCAGCCGTGATGGCGGCGAGGTTTTCCGCATCTGGCGCCAACGTGTGGGCATGTATGTTGCCCTCTACCTGACGCTGTTGGTGGGCGGCGCCATGCTGCTCCTGCTCGTCCAGCGCCGGCAGCGGGTGCTGCATGAGCTGGCGTACCAGCGCGAGGCAGAGCGGCTGGCCTATGTGGAGCGGCTCGACTTCATGCTGACCGGCGCCGATGTCGGCCTGTGGGACTGGAACGTCTCGGCGCAGCGCATCGACTTCAGCGACCGCTGGCACGCCTTGCTGGGCCTGGCGCCCGGCGAATACTCCGAGAACGACGAGGCTTGGCATGCCCTGGTGCATCCCGACGATCTGCCCAGCCTGCGCGCCGGCCTGGCGGGGCACCACCAGGGCGGTGCCTCGCTCCACGAGATCGAGTACCGCATGCGGCACAAGTCGGGCCGCTGGATCTGGGTGCTGGACCGCGCCAAAGTCATGCGGCGCGACCGGAACGGGGCGCCGCTGCGCATCGTCGGTGCGCACATGGACGTCACCCAGCGCAAGCACGCGGACGAGGCGCTGCGCCAGAGCGAGGCGCGCTTTCGCAGCCTGACCGAGCTGTCTTCCGACTGGTACTGGGAGCTGGACGAGCAGCACCGCTTCGTGCGCTTCGAGGGCTATTCCGGCACCGAGATCGGCCTGCCCCAGGAAGACAACATCGGCCTCACGCGCTGGGACCTGGGCGCGCTCAACATGACCGAGGCGGACTGGCAGCGGCACCGGGCGGTGCTGGATGCGCACCAGACCTTTCATGATCTTGAACTGCAGCGGCTCGATGGCAGCGGCTCGGTGTACTGGGTGTCGATCAGCGGCACGCCGATTTTCGATACGCAGGGGGTATTTCGCGGCTACCGCGGCATCGGCCGCAGCATCACCGAGCGCAAGCGGGTAGAGGACGAGATCGAGCGGCTCGCTTTCTACGACGCACTCACCGGCCTGCCCAACCGCCGCCTGCTGCTGGACCGCCTGATCCTGGCGCTGGCGCAGTGCCGTGTGCAGCAGCAGCGCGGCGCCTTGCTGTTCATTGACCTGGACAACTTCAAGGACCTCAACGACACCATGGGCCACGATGTCGGCGACTCCCTGCTGGAGCGCGTGGCCAACCGCCTGGTGACCTGCGTCAAGGGCGGCGACACCGTGGCGCGCCTGGGCGGCGATGAGTTCGTGGTGATGCTCGAGGGCCTGGCCCAGGACGAGGCCGGGGCCACGGGCCAGGCACGCCTGGTGGGTGAACGCATCCTGGCGCTGCTGAACAACCCGTACCAGCTGGAGGGCTACCAGCACCACAGCACGCCTAGCCTGGGCGTTGCGCTGTTCGACGGCTCGGTGGAGAGCGTGGACGACCTGCTCAAGCGCGCCGACCTGGCCATGTACGAGGCCAAGGCCGCCGGCCGCAACACCATGTGCTTCTTCCACCCGAACATGCAAGAGGCGGTGTCTGCCCGCTCGGTGCTGGAGGCCGATCTGCGCCACGCGATCAACAACCGCGAGCTACTGCTCTATTACCAGCCGGTGGTAGACCACGAGGGCCGCCTGACGGGCGTCGAGGCGCTGGTGCGCTGGCGCCATCCACGGCGCGGCATGGTGTCGCCGGGCGAGTTCATTCCCCTGGCAGAGCAGACCGGGCTGATCCTGCAACTGGGCCACTGGGTGCTGACGACGGCCTGCGAGCAATTGGTGCAATGGCAGGCGCAGCCCGAGACCGACGGGCTGGCGATTGCCGTCAACGTGAGCGCGCGCCAGTTCCGGCAGCTGGATTTCGTCCAGCGCGTGCTCGACGTACTGAAGGAAACCGGCGCGCGCGGGGACCGCCTGAAGATCGAGCTCACCGAAACCCTGCTGCTCAACGACGTGGAAGACATCATTGCCAAGATGGCGGCGCTCAAGGCCCATGGCGTGGGCTTCTCGCTTGATGACTTTGGCACCGGCTATTCGTCGCTCAGCTACTTGAAGCGCCTGCCGCTCGATACGCTGAAGATCGACCAGTCCTTTGTGCGCGACGTGCTGACCGACCCCAACGACGCGGCCATCGTGCGCACCATTCTTGCGCTGGCGGAAAGCCTGGACCTGGCGGTGGTGGCCGAAGGTGTGGAGACACAAGGCCAGCTTGATTTCCTCAACCGCAACGGCTGCCGCGCCTTCCAGGGCTACCTGTTCGGCCGGCCCGCGCCGATGCAGGTGATGCTGGCCCAACTGGTGCCGAACGCGCTTGCGCAGCCCAACCGGTAG
- the dnaQ gene encoding DNA polymerase III subunit epsilon, producing the protein MTRQIVLDTETTGLSAEGGDRIIEIGCVELVARKLTGNNRHYYLNPERDSHEDALKVHGISNEFLRDKPKFPAVADELMDYLAGAEVIIHNAAFDVGFLNKELELSGRAPFRTIVGSVTDTLVMAKEMFPGKRNSLDALCDRLGVDNSSRTLHGALLDAELLADVYIGLTRGQNALQIDVATPEEGATEVVRVDLSQFTLPVIAANEQEHTAHAAILKQLEKASGGKTIWKDSVESVS; encoded by the coding sequence ATGACACGCCAGATCGTCCTCGATACGGAAACCACCGGCCTCTCGGCAGAAGGTGGCGACCGCATCATCGAAATCGGCTGCGTCGAGCTGGTGGCGCGCAAGCTGACCGGCAACAACCGCCACTACTACCTGAACCCCGAGCGCGACAGCCATGAAGACGCGTTGAAGGTGCACGGCATCAGCAACGAGTTCCTGCGCGACAAGCCCAAGTTCCCGGCGGTGGCCGACGAGCTGATGGACTACCTGGCCGGCGCCGAGGTCATCATCCACAACGCGGCCTTTGACGTCGGCTTCCTGAACAAGGAGCTGGAGTTGTCCGGGCGCGCGCCATTCCGCACCATCGTCGGCAGCGTCACCGACACATTGGTGATGGCCAAGGAAATGTTCCCGGGCAAGCGCAACTCGCTCGATGCGCTGTGCGATCGCCTGGGCGTGGACAACTCCAGCCGCACGCTGCACGGCGCACTGCTGGACGCCGAGCTGCTGGCCGATGTCTACATCGGCCTCACGCGCGGCCAGAACGCGCTGCAGATCGACGTCGCCACGCCAGAGGAAGGCGCGACCGAGGTGGTGCGCGTGGACCTGAGCCAGTTCACGCTGCCCGTGATTGCCGCCAACGAGCAGGAGCACACCGCGCATGCGGCGATCCTGAAGCAGCTCGAAAAAGCGAGTGGCGGAAAGACAATCTGGAAGGATTCCGTCGAATCTGTGTCATAA
- the fdx gene encoding ISC system 2Fe-2S type ferredoxin, with protein sequence MPVIKILPHPEYCPQGAEITVPTGTSVCEALLDHKINIEHACDMSCACTTCHVVVRQGFNSLGELDEAEEDLLDRAWGLEPQSRLSCQAILAQEDVTIEIPKYSINHAKENH encoded by the coding sequence ATGCCGGTCATCAAGATCCTCCCCCATCCCGAATACTGCCCGCAGGGCGCCGAAATCACCGTGCCCACCGGCACCTCTGTGTGCGAAGCGCTGCTGGACCACAAGATCAACATCGAGCATGCCTGCGACATGAGCTGCGCCTGCACCACCTGCCACGTGGTGGTGCGCCAGGGCTTCAATTCCCTGGGTGAGCTGGACGAGGCCGAGGAAGACCTGCTGGACCGTGCCTGGGGCCTGGAGCCGCAATCGCGCCTGTCCTGCCAGGCCATCCTGGCGCAGGAAGACGTGACGATCGAGATCCCCAAATACTCGATCAACCACGCCAAGGAAAACCATTGA
- the hscA gene encoding Fe-S protein assembly chaperone HscA — MALLQISEPNQSPDPHQRRIAVGIDLGTTHSLVAAVRNGVAECLPDERGEVLLPSAVRYLSPQGRAIGAAARDAQTADPENSIVSVKRFMGRGLADIERPESLPYRFVAPEGQGGMVGIATVAGVKSPVEVSAEILATLRQRAEDSFDSDIHGAVITVPAYFDDAQRQATKDAAKLAGIELLRLINEPTAAAIAYGLDNGSEGVYAVYDLGGGTFDISILRLTQGVFEVIATGGDSALGGDDYDAALADWLLAQTGQAATTPSEKAALRQAARACKEALSATDLVAFSLDLATGSVRFDVKNADFEAATAALTARTMAAVRRALRDAGLARDDIQGVVLVGGSTRMPQIRRAVHEFFGRAPLTNLDPDQVVALGAAIQANQLAGNAGEDGLLLLDVIPLSLGIETMGGLVERIVSRNETIPTAKAQDFTTYQDGQTALALHVVQGERDLVADCRSLARFELRGIPPMAAGAARIRVTFTVDADGLLSVAAREQGSGVEARIDVKPSYGLSDDDIARMLRDSFSTAGQDMAARALVEARVDADRMLLATRSALAADGDLLPAESRAAVDGLMAALGASRGAGDAAAIEAATQALAKGTEAFAAERMNRGIQRALAGRNVQSI, encoded by the coding sequence ATGGCGCTTCTCCAGATATCCGAGCCTAACCAGTCCCCTGATCCCCATCAGCGCCGTATTGCCGTGGGCATTGACCTGGGCACCACCCATTCGCTGGTGGCCGCAGTGCGCAACGGCGTGGCCGAATGCCTGCCCGACGAGCGGGGCGAAGTGCTGCTGCCTTCGGCCGTGCGCTATCTGTCGCCGCAAGGGCGGGCCATTGGCGCTGCTGCTCGCGACGCGCAGACGGCCGACCCCGAAAACAGCATCGTCTCCGTCAAGCGCTTCATGGGCCGCGGCCTGGCCGACATCGAGCGGCCGGAGAGCCTGCCCTATCGCTTTGTCGCGCCCGAAGGGCAGGGCGGCATGGTCGGCATTGCCACGGTGGCGGGCGTGAAGTCGCCGGTGGAAGTGAGCGCCGAGATCCTGGCCACGCTGCGCCAGCGGGCCGAGGACTCGTTTGACTCCGACATCCACGGCGCGGTAATCACCGTGCCGGCCTATTTCGACGACGCCCAGCGCCAGGCCACCAAGGATGCGGCCAAGCTCGCGGGCATCGAGCTGCTGCGCCTCATCAACGAGCCCACGGCCGCCGCCATTGCCTACGGGCTGGACAACGGCAGCGAAGGCGTCTACGCGGTCTATGACCTGGGTGGCGGCACCTTTGATATCTCCATCCTGCGCCTGACCCAGGGCGTGTTCGAGGTGATCGCCACCGGCGGCGATTCGGCCCTGGGCGGCGATGACTATGACGCCGCACTGGCCGACTGGCTGCTGGCGCAGACAGGCCAAGCGGCCACTACGCCTTCGGAGAAGGCTGCGCTGCGGCAGGCAGCCCGTGCCTGCAAGGAAGCGCTGTCTGCTACTGATTTGGTAGCTTTCAGCCTAGATCTGGCAACGGGTTCCGTACGATTTGACGTAAAAAACGCAGATTTCGAGGCCGCCACTGCAGCCTTGACGGCGCGCACCATGGCCGCCGTGCGCCGCGCGCTGCGCGACGCCGGGCTGGCCCGCGACGATATCCAGGGCGTGGTGCTGGTCGGTGGCTCTACGCGCATGCCGCAGATCCGCCGCGCCGTGCATGAGTTCTTTGGCCGCGCGCCGCTCACCAATCTCGATCCTGACCAGGTCGTGGCGTTGGGCGCTGCGATCCAGGCGAACCAGCTGGCTGGCAATGCCGGCGAGGATGGTTTGCTGCTGCTGGATGTGATCCCGCTGTCGCTGGGCATCGAAACCATGGGTGGGCTGGTCGAGCGCATCGTCTCGCGCAACGAGACCATTCCCACCGCCAAGGCGCAGGATTTCACCACCTACCAGGACGGCCAGACCGCGCTGGCGCTGCACGTGGTGCAGGGCGAGCGTGATCTGGTGGCCGATTGCCGCAGCCTGGCGCGCTTCGAGTTGCGCGGCATCCCGCCCATGGCGGCCGGCGCGGCGCGCATCCGCGTGACCTTCACGGTAGATGCCGACGGCTTGCTGAGCGTTGCGGCGCGCGAGCAGGGCAGTGGCGTGGAGGCACGCATCGACGTCAAGCCGTCTTACGGCCTGTCTGATGACGACATCGCCCGCATGCTGCGCGACAGCTTCAGCACCGCCGGCCAGGACATGGCTGCACGCGCGCTGGTCGAGGCGCGGGTGGATGCCGACCGCATGCTGCTGGCCACGCGCAGCGCACTGGCCGCCGACGGCGACCTGCTGCCAGCAGAAAGCCGCGCTGCGGTGGATGGCCTGATGGCCGCGCTGGGGGCCAGCCGTGGCGCTGGCGACGCTGCCGCCATCGAGGCCGCCACGCAAGCCCTGGCCAAGGGCACCGAGGCCTTTGCCGCCGAACGCATGAACCGAGGCATCCAGCGTGCGCTGGCCGGCCGCAACGTGCAGTCGATCTAG
- the hscB gene encoding Fe-S protein assembly co-chaperone HscB yields the protein MNLNDTDFELFAVPAVFAQDRAVLDARWKELQREAHPDRFAAQGAAAQRVALQWSVRINEAYRRLRDPLKRAAYLCELRGAPIEAENNTAMPTEFLMQQMEWREALDDAASVADVDRLERDVDAARAAALQRCAALLDEAGDAASAAREVRALMFIARFAEDVGARQEQLGQ from the coding sequence ATGAACCTCAACGACACCGATTTCGAACTGTTCGCTGTACCGGCGGTTTTTGCGCAGGATCGTGCCGTGCTGGATGCGCGTTGGAAAGAGCTGCAGCGCGAAGCGCATCCTGATCGCTTTGCCGCCCAGGGTGCCGCCGCGCAGCGCGTGGCGCTGCAGTGGTCGGTGCGCATCAACGAGGCCTACCGGCGCCTGCGCGATCCGCTGAAGCGGGCTGCTTACCTGTGCGAGCTGCGCGGTGCGCCGATCGAGGCCGAGAACAACACCGCGATGCCGACCGAGTTCCTGATGCAGCAGATGGAATGGCGCGAGGCGCTGGACGACGCGGCCAGCGTGGCGGATGTCGACCGCCTGGAGCGGGATGTCGATGCCGCCCGCGCCGCAGCGCTGCAGCGCTGCGCTGCCTTGCTGGACGAGGCCGGCGATGCGGCCAGTGCCGCGCGCGAGGTCAGAGCCCTCATGTTCATTGCGCGTTTCGCCGAAGACGTGGGTGCTCGGCAAGAGCAACTGGGACAATAG
- the iscA gene encoding iron-sulfur cluster assembly protein IscA, with amino-acid sequence MAVTLTEAAARHVNRYLTKRGRGLGVRLGVKTTGCSGLAYKLEYVDDPIEGDVMFEDHGVKVMIDPKSLAYIDGTQLDFVREGLNEGFRFNNPNERDRCGCGESFRI; translated from the coding sequence ATGGCCGTCACGCTGACCGAAGCCGCCGCACGGCACGTCAACCGCTACCTGACCAAGCGGGGGCGCGGCCTGGGCGTGCGGCTGGGCGTGAAGACCACGGGTTGCTCGGGCCTGGCCTACAAGCTGGAGTACGTGGACGACCCGATCGAGGGCGACGTGATGTTCGAAGACCACGGCGTGAAGGTCATGATCGACCCCAAGAGCCTGGCCTACATCGACGGCACGCAGCTCGACTTCGTGCGCGAAGGCCTGAACGAAGGCTTTCGCTTCAACAACCCGAACGAACGGGATCGCTGCGGCTGCGGCGAGAGCTTCAGAATCTAG
- the iscU gene encoding Fe-S cluster assembly scaffold IscU, whose amino-acid sequence MAYSEKVIDHYENPRNVGSFDKGDDTVGTGMVGAPACGDVMKLQIKVNPETGVIEDARFKTYGCGSAIASSSLVTEWVKGKTLDEAAALKNSVIAEELALPPVKIHCSILAEDAIKAAVEDYKKKSVALAAAAH is encoded by the coding sequence ATGGCTTATTCCGAGAAGGTCATCGACCACTACGAAAACCCCCGCAATGTCGGCTCTTTCGACAAGGGTGACGACACCGTTGGCACCGGCATGGTCGGCGCGCCAGCCTGCGGCGACGTGATGAAGCTGCAGATCAAGGTCAACCCCGAAACCGGTGTGATCGAAGACGCGCGCTTCAAGACCTACGGCTGCGGCTCGGCCATTGCTTCTTCCTCGCTCGTCACCGAGTGGGTCAAGGGCAAGACGCTGGACGAAGCGGCTGCGCTCAAGAACAGCGTGATCGCCGAAGAACTGGCCTTGCCGCCGGTGAAGATCCACTGCTCCATCCTGGCCGAGGATGCGATCAAGGCGGCCGTCGAAGACTACAAGAAGAAGAGCGTGGCGCTCGCCGCCGCTGCCCACTGA
- a CDS encoding IscS subfamily cysteine desulfurase — protein sequence MDMTPHFPIYLDYGATTPVDDRVVDAMIPWLRQHFGNPASRSHAWGWEAEEIVEKSRGYVADLIGADPREIVWTSGATESINLALKGAAQFYKTKGKHLITLKTEHKAVLDTMRELERQGFEVTYLDVQEDGLVNFDALKAAIRPDTILISVLFVNNEIGVIQDIPAIGALCREKGILFHVDAAQATGRVDIDMKVLPIDLMSMTAHKTYGPKGVGALYVRRKPRVRLEAQIHGGGHERGMRSGTLPTHQIVGMGEAFRIIKLEMAEVNAKARVLQQRLLDGLKDIEQVFINGSMEHRVPQNLNISFNYVEGESLIMGIKGLAVSSGSACTSASLEPSYVLRALGRSDELAHSSLRMTIGRFTTEEEIDYAISTIKHNVAKLRELSPLWEMFQDGVDISTIQWAAH from the coding sequence ATGGACATGACCCCGCATTTCCCGATCTACCTCGACTACGGCGCCACCACGCCGGTCGATGACCGCGTCGTTGACGCGATGATTCCCTGGTTGCGCCAGCACTTTGGCAACCCGGCTTCCCGCAGCCACGCCTGGGGCTGGGAGGCCGAAGAGATCGTGGAGAAATCGCGTGGCTACGTGGCCGACCTGATCGGTGCCGACCCGCGCGAGATCGTGTGGACCAGCGGTGCCACCGAATCCATCAACCTGGCCTTGAAGGGCGCTGCCCAGTTCTACAAGACCAAGGGCAAGCACCTGATCACGCTCAAGACCGAGCACAAGGCCGTGCTCGACACCATGCGCGAGCTGGAGCGCCAAGGCTTCGAGGTCACCTACCTGGATGTCCAGGAAGACGGCCTGGTGAACTTTGACGCGCTCAAGGCAGCCATTCGCCCCGACACCATCCTGATCAGCGTGCTGTTCGTGAACAACGAAATTGGCGTGATCCAGGACATCCCCGCCATCGGCGCCCTGTGCCGTGAGAAGGGCATCCTGTTCCATGTGGATGCTGCCCAGGCCACCGGCCGCGTGGACATCGACATGAAGGTCCTGCCCATCGACCTGATGAGCATGACTGCGCACAAGACCTACGGCCCCAAGGGTGTGGGCGCGCTGTATGTGCGCCGCAAGCCGCGCGTGCGGCTGGAAGCCCAAATCCACGGCGGTGGCCATGAGCGTGGCATGCGCTCGGGCACGCTGCCCACCCACCAGATCGTGGGCATGGGCGAGGCCTTCCGCATCATCAAGCTGGAAATGGCCGAAGTGAATGCCAAGGCCCGCGTGCTGCAGCAACGCCTGCTCGACGGGCTCAAGGACATCGAGCAAGTGTTCATCAACGGCAGCATGGAGCACCGTGTGCCGCAAAACCTGAACATCAGCTTCAACTACGTCGAGGGCGAGTCGCTGATCATGGGTATCAAGGGCCTGGCGGTGTCGTCTGGCTCGGCCTGCACGTCGGCCAGCCTGGAACCCAGCTATGTGCTGCGCGCCCTGGGCCGCAGCGACGAGCTGGCCCACAGCAGCCTGCGCATGACCATCGGCCGTTTCACGACCGAGGAAGAGATCGATTATGCGATCTCCACCATCAAGCACAACGTGGCCAAGCTGCGCGAGCTGAGCCCGCTTTGGGAGATGTTCCAGGACGGCGTGGACATCAGCACCATCCAGTGGGCGGCGCACTGA
- the iscR gene encoding Fe-S cluster assembly transcriptional regulator IscR: MRLTTKGRFAVTAMIDLALRQNNGPVTLAAISQRQQISLSYLEQLFGKLRRHELVESTRGPGGGYTLGRKAADITVADIIVSVDEPIDATHCGGKENCLGEAGRCMTHELWASLNQRMVEFLDSVTLQKLVDEQIAKGVQIEDRPVVRRAISSAPVVKPIRVNAPNSVFALGNVFAKS, translated from the coding sequence ATGCGTCTCACAACCAAAGGTCGTTTTGCCGTGACTGCCATGATTGATCTGGCCCTGCGCCAGAACAATGGTCCAGTCACCCTCGCTGCCATCAGCCAACGCCAGCAAATCTCGCTGTCCTACCTGGAGCAGCTGTTTGGCAAGCTGCGCCGCCATGAGCTGGTCGAATCCACCCGTGGCCCGGGCGGCGGTTACACGCTCGGTCGCAAGGCGGCCGACATCACGGTCGCCGACATCATCGTGTCGGTAGACGAGCCGATCGACGCCACCCACTGCGGCGGCAAAGAAAACTGCCTGGGTGAAGCCGGCCGTTGCATGACGCACGAGCTGTGGGCCTCGCTCAACCAGCGCATGGTGGAGTTCCTGGACTCCGTCACCCTGCAAAAGCTGGTGGACGAGCAGATCGCCAAGGGCGTTCAGATCGAAGACCGGCCGGTCGTGCGCCGCGCCATTTCCAGCGCTCCCGTGGTCAAGCCGATTCGCGTCAATGCGCCGAATTCGGTGTTTGCCCTCGGCAACGTCTTCGCCAAATCCTAA